A window of the Candidatus Kryptoniota bacterium genome harbors these coding sequences:
- a CDS encoding DUF2723 domain-containing protein, with the protein MNFKYVNRYIALTIFLLTLTLYRMTSQSSVAFWDCGEYAAAAPALEVPHPPGAPLFVLAGRIAMMTPYVSDPALRLNLISALTSALTIMFLYLIGVRVISRWRGFPSDTNSSLVVFGSSVIGALSFSVTDTFWFNAVESGLFATSMFFVAIVIWLGMVWYEKADEPGSQRYLLLAAYIMGLSIGIHQLSLLAYFTIALFIYFKYYEFEWKSFLKFGLITALSFMVIYPGIVKWLAQILNGDLKTGPFDISHSIIIQLIPPGLIAAAIYGVRKAERTRHWILGTAIMGGLLIILGYSTYTLVFVRSNAHTPINENNPSNLARLVTYLNREQYGEQRMWPRMWSSDPQYTERYKNYSSDLDYFLNFQLGHMYLRYIGFNFIGRTSDIQDDPVAFSSPSPGRYDGRTGFPTRFFAIPLFLSLFGIWYHVKKDWKFGLAFLTLFIMMGLALVVFFNMQNPQPRERDYFFVGSFFVLGMWLSVGAAGILEYFSEKMKESDRRNLIVAGTAVVIFGISPVNLFSQNLYVHNRHNNFAPWDYSYNILQSCKPNAILFTNGDNDTFPLWYLQEGMGIRTDIRIVNLSLVNTDWYILQLKNERPHGAMKVPISLTDDEIRNIQPIQWRTRSFKLAVPKEVYAAFGITDTSITNRGLIQYDLRPTLQVGDVEALRVQDIIMQNIIQTNAWKRPVFYAVTVSPDNFIGLGRYLEMQGLALELRPVQNGNPNEDYTINEPITQECFMNQPVRYATDPQYGFLFTNLNKPSIYYDDNVRMLMVNYRYGYMRLANYYMMRRDSTDALSALDTMEARVPIEAIPMNYRLLSDVARMYYGAGDTAKFYRYAAVVERDALAAIKENPKDVQGYYNPYGVLLSLYALENNYAKSLDILKQLQDLFPNDRSLADEIARTELKLNATQSPLDSTPLPKQK; encoded by the coding sequence ATGAATTTCAAGTACGTCAATCGCTACATCGCTTTAACAATTTTCCTACTCACTCTAACTCTCTACCGGATGACATCTCAGTCATCGGTGGCGTTCTGGGATTGCGGTGAATACGCAGCGGCAGCTCCCGCACTCGAGGTACCACATCCCCCCGGCGCTCCATTGTTTGTTCTGGCCGGCAGAATCGCGATGATGACTCCTTACGTCAGTGATCCGGCGTTGAGGCTGAACCTGATCTCTGCACTCACGAGTGCGCTGACAATCATGTTTCTCTACCTGATCGGCGTGAGAGTGATTTCTCGCTGGAGAGGCTTCCCATCCGATACAAACTCTTCCCTCGTTGTGTTCGGATCTTCAGTCATCGGCGCTCTCTCGTTTTCAGTGACCGATACGTTTTGGTTCAACGCAGTCGAGTCGGGTCTCTTTGCCACAAGCATGTTCTTTGTGGCCATCGTCATATGGCTCGGAATGGTGTGGTACGAAAAGGCCGACGAACCCGGAAGCCAGCGTTACCTCCTCCTTGCCGCTTACATCATGGGTCTGTCCATCGGCATCCATCAACTTAGTCTGCTCGCTTACTTCACGATAGCGCTTTTCATCTATTTCAAATATTATGAATTCGAGTGGAAATCATTTCTAAAATTCGGGCTCATCACCGCACTCTCCTTCATGGTCATCTACCCGGGAATCGTTAAGTGGCTTGCCCAGATCCTGAACGGAGATTTGAAAACAGGGCCGTTCGACATTTCCCACAGCATCATCATCCAGCTCATACCTCCGGGCCTGATAGCTGCGGCAATCTATGGCGTGCGGAAGGCGGAGAGAACAAGGCATTGGATTCTTGGTACTGCGATAATGGGGGGACTTCTTATCATCCTTGGTTACTCGACGTACACTCTGGTATTTGTTCGGTCGAACGCTCACACGCCGATAAATGAGAATAACCCGAGCAATCTCGCGCGTCTCGTGACCTACCTGAATCGCGAACAGTACGGCGAACAAAGGATGTGGCCACGTATGTGGAGCAGTGATCCACAGTATACTGAGAGATACAAGAATTATTCATCCGACCTTGATTACTTCTTAAACTTCCAGCTCGGTCACATGTATCTCAGGTACATAGGGTTCAATTTCATTGGCCGGACAAGCGACATTCAGGATGATCCCGTGGCTTTTTCAAGTCCCTCGCCGGGCCGATATGACGGCCGCACCGGTTTCCCCACCAGGTTCTTCGCCATACCTCTTTTCCTGTCGTTGTTCGGAATCTGGTACCATGTAAAGAAGGATTGGAAATTTGGACTGGCATTCTTAACGCTCTTTATCATGATGGGACTAGCGCTAGTCGTCTTTTTCAATATGCAGAATCCTCAGCCGAGAGAACGTGACTATTTCTTCGTCGGCTCGTTCTTCGTTCTTGGAATGTGGCTAAGCGTAGGAGCTGCCGGAATCCTCGAGTACTTTTCCGAGAAGATGAAAGAAAGCGACCGAAGAAATCTAATCGTCGCGGGTACAGCAGTCGTGATTTTCGGTATCTCTCCTGTAAATTTGTTTTCGCAAAATCTTTACGTTCATAACAGGCACAACAATTTTGCGCCGTGGGATTATTCTTACAACATACTCCAGTCGTGCAAACCGAACGCGATCCTTTTTACAAACGGCGATAACGACACCTTCCCCCTCTGGTACTTGCAGGAGGGCATGGGAATCAGAACAGATATAAGGATAGTCAACCTCAGCCTCGTTAACACTGACTGGTATATTCTCCAATTGAAAAACGAAAGGCCGCACGGTGCGATGAAAGTGCCGATCAGTCTGACCGACGATGAGATCCGGAACATTCAGCCGATCCAGTGGCGGACAAGGTCCTTTAAGTTGGCGGTTCCAAAAGAAGTTTACGCGGCATTCGGAATTACCGACACTAGCATCACGAATCGCGGCTTAATCCAATATGACCTACGGCCTACCTTGCAGGTCGGAGACGTTGAAGCGCTGCGTGTCCAGGACATAATCATGCAGAACATCATCCAGACGAACGCTTGGAAAAGGCCGGTCTTTTACGCTGTCACGGTATCACCGGATAATTTCATCGGCCTGGGGCGATATCTGGAAATGCAGGGTCTAGCACTTGAGCTTAGACCGGTGCAAAACGGCAACCCGAATGAAGACTACACGATCAATGAGCCCATTACGCAGGAGTGCTTCATGAATCAGCCGGTGCGATACGCGACGGACCCTCAGTATGGATTTCTATTTACAAACCTTAACAAACCGAGCATTTACTACGACGATAATGTCCGCATGCTAATGGTAAACTATCGCTATGGTTACATGAGGCTTGCCAATTATTACATGATGCGTCGAGATTCGACGGATGCGCTCTCCGCGCTCGACACGATGGAGGCGAGAGTGCCCATTGAGGCAATCCCGATGAACTACCGCCTGTTAAGCGACGTCGCAAGAATGTATTATGGCGCGGGCGACACCGCTAAATTCTACAGGTATGCCGCTGTGGTAGAACGCGATGCTCTTGCAGCAATAAAGGAAAACCCAAAAGACGTCCAGGGGTACTATAATCCTTATGGAGTTCTGCTGAGCCTTTACGCACTGGAGAATAATTACGCAAAGTCGCTGGACATTCTAAAGCAACTCCAGGATCTCTTCCCCAACGACAGATCGTTGGCTGACGAAATCGCGAGGACCGAACTAAAGTTGAATGCAACTCAATCCCCGTTAGACTCCACACCTCTCCCCAAGCAGAAATAG
- a CDS encoding pyridoxal phosphate-dependent aminotransferase, producing MSVSQLAKSIAESPTLKLNEEARLLREKGEAVIHLGAGEPKNKAPISAILSAAAKLTTADIKYTPTDGIPSLKKAIIRYTEENYDRIIAPENVIVSAGAKQSVYNVLYSLINPQDEVIILAPYWVSYPEMVKMVYGVPVVVTPEDGSFYPRMEDVLKAVSSYTKAIIVNSPNNPSGVMYPEAFIAELVEYCEKKNIYIIMDDIYHKLVFDGKKTPSAYKFTKKDIESTHIIVVNGVSKLYGMTGFRIGWAVASRSLVEIMTNVQSQITSCTAVLLQAAAEGALTGLQSAVESLRLTLENNRDVMMQELHSFKGVRVTKPDGTYYCLPDFRAYSNNSVALSELLLKKALVVTVPGKEFGMEGHLRISYSGSIKDITEGIERIKWAVDPSSPTEIYIGERKLVRDWL from the coding sequence ATGAGCGTAAGTCAGCTTGCGAAGTCTATTGCTGAATCGCCGACACTAAAGCTGAATGAAGAAGCCAGATTGCTAAGAGAGAAAGGCGAAGCAGTAATTCACCTTGGAGCGGGTGAACCAAAAAACAAAGCTCCGATTTCGGCAATCCTGTCGGCTGCGGCCAAGTTAACTACCGCAGATATCAAGTACACGCCGACGGACGGGATACCGTCGTTGAAAAAGGCTATCATCAGATACACGGAAGAGAATTACGACCGTATTATTGCTCCAGAAAATGTGATTGTATCTGCAGGAGCAAAGCAATCTGTTTATAATGTCCTCTATTCACTAATAAACCCCCAGGACGAAGTCATAATTCTGGCGCCGTATTGGGTTAGCTACCCTGAAATGGTGAAGATGGTCTATGGCGTGCCAGTAGTGGTAACACCCGAAGACGGCAGCTTCTATCCGCGAATGGAGGATGTGCTCAAGGCAGTCAGTTCGTATACCAAAGCCATAATTGTCAACAGCCCCAACAATCCGTCCGGGGTGATGTATCCCGAAGCATTCATAGCGGAGCTGGTTGAATACTGCGAGAAGAAGAACATCTATATCATCATGGATGACATTTACCACAAGCTGGTGTTCGACGGGAAGAAGACGCCATCCGCTTACAAGTTCACCAAGAAGGACATTGAGTCGACCCATATAATCGTCGTAAACGGTGTTTCGAAACTGTACGGCATGACCGGCTTCAGGATTGGCTGGGCGGTGGCAAGCCGGAGCCTCGTGGAAATTATGACTAATGTTCAAAGCCAGATCACTTCCTGCACGGCGGTGCTATTGCAGGCGGCGGCCGAAGGCGCGTTGACGGGTCTTCAAAGCGCCGTCGAAAGTCTGCGGCTGACTCTCGAGAATAATCGCGACGTGATGATGCAGGAGCTTCATTCATTCAAGGGCGTGAGAGTCACGAAACCGGACGGGACTTATTATTGTCTTCCCGACTTCCGTGCTTACTCGAATAACTCTGTCGCACTTTCAGAACTCCTACTGAAGAAAGCTCTCGTCGTAACTGTACCTGGTAAGGAATTCGGGATGGAAGGACATTTGAGGATCAGCTATTCCGGGTCGATCAAAGACATCACTGAAGGAATCGAGAGAATTAAATGGGCTGTCGATCCGAGCTCACCGACCGAAATTTACATAGGAGAAAGAAAACTCGTGAGGGACTGGCTATGA
- the pckA gene encoding phosphoenolpyruvate carboxykinase (ATP): MNNLLNIKTPAEGEAKALKSDYGLDNHGISNLRMSYWNLPTESLYEEITFRGEARITHHGPVVANTGKHTARAAGDKYIVKEPSTESQIWWGQYNKPFSSEKFDGLYNRLLGFLQGRDLFVQDCHVGADPEYQMPIRIIAEKAWHALFARNMFILPTTNEEYRRHVPDFTVIAVPSFKAIPQIDGTGSETFIVLNFARRVCIIGNSAYAGEIKKSVFTILNYLLPLQGVMSMHSSANIGKDGDSAIFFGLSGTGKTTLSADPKRRLIGDDEHGWSDDGVFNYEGGCYAKVIRLSESAEPQIYATTKMFGSILENVVFDPVTRMVDLDDESITENTRGSYPLDYIENAVPEKRGGHPKNIILLTCDASGVMPPIAKLNPDQAIYQFISGYTSKIAGTEVGLGKEPELTFSTCFGAPFMVHHPYFYADILKRKIINHGVSCWLVNTGWIGGAFGVGKRISIGYTRALLNAALNGELLKSKFVTDPIFGFQVPLACDGVPSNILDPSNSWPSKSEYMNKYKQLASRFIENFKKFEEGCPPEVIKAGPTV; this comes from the coding sequence ATGAATAATCTTCTGAACATAAAAACTCCCGCAGAAGGCGAAGCCAAAGCCTTGAAGAGCGACTACGGTCTGGACAACCACGGCATCTCGAATCTGAGGATGTCGTATTGGAACCTTCCGACCGAATCGCTATATGAAGAAATAACGTTCCGAGGAGAAGCCAGGATAACTCATCACGGCCCGGTCGTCGCAAACACCGGTAAACATACTGCGCGAGCCGCCGGTGACAAGTATATAGTGAAGGAACCCTCGACGGAAAGTCAGATTTGGTGGGGACAGTATAACAAACCCTTCAGCTCTGAAAAGTTCGACGGCCTTTATAACCGTCTCCTCGGTTTTCTCCAGGGAAGAGACTTATTCGTTCAGGACTGCCATGTCGGCGCCGATCCCGAATATCAAATGCCGATCAGGATCATCGCTGAAAAAGCCTGGCATGCCCTCTTCGCGCGCAACATGTTCATTCTTCCTACAACGAACGAAGAATACAGGAGACACGTTCCGGATTTCACTGTGATCGCCGTTCCTTCTTTCAAAGCCATTCCCCAGATCGATGGAACGGGATCGGAGACTTTTATCGTGCTGAATTTTGCGAGAAGAGTATGCATAATCGGAAATTCAGCTTACGCAGGAGAAATTAAAAAATCAGTCTTCACTATCCTCAACTATTTGCTCCCCCTGCAGGGAGTCATGTCTATGCACAGCTCAGCCAACATTGGCAAAGACGGTGACTCTGCAATCTTCTTCGGGCTATCTGGGACGGGAAAAACCACTTTGTCAGCCGATCCGAAACGGAGATTGATCGGGGATGACGAACACGGTTGGAGTGACGATGGTGTCTTCAATTACGAAGGCGGCTGCTATGCAAAGGTGATCCGGCTTTCGGAATCTGCCGAGCCGCAGATCTACGCGACCACGAAGATGTTCGGTTCGATTCTTGAAAATGTCGTGTTCGACCCGGTCACCAGGATGGTTGATCTCGATGATGAATCGATCACGGAGAACACTCGCGGTTCTTATCCGCTCGACTACATTGAGAACGCAGTGCCCGAGAAGCGGGGCGGGCATCCGAAGAACATCATTCTACTTACCTGCGACGCCTCTGGCGTCATGCCGCCGATTGCGAAGTTGAACCCTGACCAGGCGATCTACCAATTTATTTCCGGATACACTTCAAAGATCGCGGGCACAGAAGTCGGCCTCGGGAAGGAACCCGAGCTGACGTTCAGCACCTGCTTCGGCGCTCCTTTCATGGTACACCATCCGTACTTTTACGCCGACATACTTAAGCGGAAGATCATCAATCACGGCGTGAGCTGCTGGCTGGTCAACACCGGATGGATTGGTGGAGCTTTTGGCGTCGGGAAGAGAATAAGCATAGGTTATACGCGTGCCTTGCTCAATGCTGCCCTAAACGGGGAACTCCTCAAGTCGAAGTTCGTGACTGATCCCATTTTCGGGTTCCAGGTTCCGCTGGCATGTGACGGGGTTCCATCGAACATTCTAGACCCCTCAAACTCCTGGCCGAGCAAGAGCGAGTACATGAACAAATACAAGCAACTCGCTTCGCGCTTCATTGAAAACTTCAAGAAGTTCGAGGAGGGTTGCCCGCCCGAAGTTATAAAGGCTGGACCTACGGTCTGA
- the ffh gene encoding signal recognition particle protein, with the protein MFEQISEKFDSIFRRFSGQARISDENVSDAVREVRRALLEADVNYKVARQFTDEIQKKAIGRDVAKSLNPGQVFVKIVFDELVQLLGGTTSDLQLTEVIPNVIMIAGLQGSGKTTFAAKLAEHLKSKGRYPLLVACDIHRPAAVDQLEMLGQQIAIPVYLERGATAVDIAKQSIEYAKKNARDIAIIDTAGRLHLDEEMMREAEAVKSAVSPHQIFFVVDSMTGQDAVNTAQEFNRRLNFDAVVLTKLDGDARGGAAMSIRSVVQKPIKFVSLGEKLDQLEVFHPDRMASRILGMGDVVTLVEKVQAQVDEKKAEKLERRLRRNEFSLEDFRDQLKEIRKMGSLKDVLSMVPGVSGAVRNASVDEKALTRIDAMISSMTIQERERPQIIDGRRRKRIAAGSGTTVQDINRLLKQFSEMQKMFKTLSKGKLGKGALANMRFPL; encoded by the coding sequence ATGTTTGAACAAATTTCCGAAAAATTCGACTCTATTTTCCGCCGCTTTAGCGGGCAGGCACGCATTTCTGATGAGAACGTTAGTGATGCGGTGCGAGAGGTGCGCCGGGCGCTGCTCGAGGCAGACGTAAATTATAAAGTCGCGCGCCAGTTCACCGACGAAATTCAGAAGAAGGCGATTGGTCGCGACGTCGCAAAAAGCCTTAACCCCGGTCAGGTGTTCGTCAAGATAGTCTTCGACGAATTAGTACAACTCCTCGGCGGTACTACAAGCGATCTCCAGCTTACTGAAGTCATTCCCAACGTCATCATGATTGCAGGTCTTCAAGGTTCGGGGAAAACTACTTTCGCCGCGAAACTCGCCGAGCATTTAAAGTCGAAGGGGAGATACCCGCTGCTTGTCGCCTGCGACATTCACAGGCCCGCTGCCGTCGACCAGCTTGAGATGCTTGGTCAACAAATAGCTATTCCGGTCTACCTCGAGCGCGGAGCGACCGCCGTCGACATCGCGAAGCAGTCAATCGAGTACGCGAAAAAGAACGCACGCGACATTGCTATCATAGACACCGCGGGCCGGCTCCATCTCGATGAGGAAATGATGAGAGAAGCCGAGGCAGTTAAATCAGCCGTGAGTCCCCATCAGATTTTCTTCGTCGTAGATTCGATGACGGGGCAGGATGCCGTGAACACGGCGCAGGAGTTCAACCGCCGCCTCAACTTCGACGCGGTTGTCTTGACGAAGCTGGATGGCGATGCGCGCGGTGGAGCGGCGATGTCCATCAGGTCGGTCGTTCAGAAGCCGATCAAGTTTGTCAGCCTTGGCGAGAAACTCGACCAGCTTGAAGTATTTCACCCGGACAGGATGGCCTCAAGAATCCTCGGGATGGGCGACGTGGTCACTCTCGTCGAGAAAGTGCAGGCGCAGGTTGACGAGAAGAAAGCTGAAAAACTCGAGCGTCGACTGAGACGGAATGAATTCTCCCTTGAGGACTTTCGGGATCAGCTCAAGGAAATCAGGAAGATGGGATCTTTGAAGGATGTATTGTCGATGGTCCCGGGAGTGTCGGGTGCAGTCAGGAACGCATCGGTCGACGAGAAGGCTCTCACCAGGATTGACGCGATGATCAGCTCCATGACTATCCAGGAAAGGGAACGGCCGCAGATCATCGACGGCAGGCGGAGGAAAAGGATTGCTGCGGGAAGCGGCACAACTGTTCAAGACATAAACAGATTATTGAAACAATTCTCGGAAATGCAAAAGATGTTTAAGACTCTTTCCAAAGGTAAACTTGGAAAGGGAGCACTGGCCAACATGCGGTTTCCGCTTTAA
- the rpsP gene encoding 30S ribosomal protein S16, with product MAVRLRLRRTGRKNQPSYKVVAADSRSPRDGRFIEMVGTYNPRVNPAEIHINEEKAFRWLRRGALPTDTVRSLLRKSGLWYKWYLLKKGLDEPAVAQKLAEWQAGQEAKLARDAERKQRRKATRKAKKAAEGAPAAEGNQTQPAAPATQEQPAA from the coding sequence TTGGCGGTAAGATTAAGATTGCGCAGGACAGGAAGAAAGAATCAGCCATCGTACAAGGTAGTGGCAGCGGATTCTCGTTCACCACGCGACGGGCGTTTTATAGAAATGGTCGGGACATACAACCCGCGTGTCAATCCGGCTGAGATACACATCAATGAAGAGAAGGCCTTCAGGTGGCTTCGTCGCGGCGCCCTCCCGACCGACACTGTCCGCAGCTTGCTCCGCAAGTCCGGCCTGTGGTACAAATGGTACTTACTGAAAAAAGGACTGGATGAACCGGCTGTTGCTCAGAAACTTGCCGAATGGCAGGCCGGGCAGGAAGCCAAACTTGCGCGGGATGCCGAGCGCAAGCAGCGAAGAAAAGCTACGCGAAAAGCTAAGAAGGCGGCTGAAGGCGCACCCGCCGCAGAAGGTAACCAGACGCAACCGGCAGCTCCGGCTACACAGGAACAACCGGCCGCCTAA
- a CDS encoding KH domain-containing protein, which yields MHDFVEFVIKRLVDKPDNVQLTQDEKEANKVVFQLKVDQDDVGKVIGRKGRTANAIRTLLSAVAAREGKRAILEIIDK from the coding sequence ATGCATGACTTCGTTGAATTCGTTATTAAGAGACTCGTGGACAAACCTGATAACGTTCAGTTGACTCAGGACGAGAAGGAAGCGAACAAGGTTGTCTTTCAACTTAAGGTAGATCAGGATGACGTCGGAAAAGTGATCGGCCGTAAGGGAAGAACCGCGAACGCAATTCGGACACTCTTGAGCGCAGTTGCTGCCCGCGAAGGGAAACGCGCGATTCTCGAAATAATTGACAAGTAG
- the rimM gene encoding ribosome maturation factor RimM (Essential for efficient processing of 16S rRNA) translates to MEDFVLIGIVRKVRNNKGDLKVEPMSDVPSRYSSLTRVFVRRDLKDPALEKLVEKCAPVNGYVVLKLEGVDSFTAAEDFVGSQILVPESERAELPAGTFYIDALIGMNVLNNEGNRIGTVDDVRSSGQRSLLVRRDDGKEFILPFVREFVKDVNVGAKTIVVELIEGIMEGETDED, encoded by the coding sequence GTGGAAGATTTTGTTTTGATAGGAATCGTACGAAAAGTCAGAAACAATAAGGGCGATCTCAAAGTCGAACCGATGAGCGACGTCCCTTCTCGCTATTCGTCTCTGACACGAGTGTTCGTTCGCAGGGATCTGAAAGACCCGGCACTTGAAAAGCTTGTCGAAAAATGTGCTCCTGTTAATGGCTATGTCGTTCTCAAACTTGAGGGAGTCGACTCGTTCACTGCGGCTGAGGACTTCGTGGGGTCGCAGATTCTCGTTCCCGAGTCGGAGAGAGCGGAATTACCCGCCGGCACTTTCTATATCGACGCACTCATAGGGATGAATGTACTGAACAACGAAGGAAATCGTATCGGCACCGTTGATGACGTGCGCTCCTCCGGCCAAAGATCGCTATTGGTTAGACGCGACGATGGAAAGGAGTTCATTCTTCCCTTTGTCCGTGAATTTGTTAAGGATGTTAACGTCGGCGCGAAGACAATAGTGGTCGAGCTGATAGAAGGAATCATGGAAGGTGAGACCGATGAGGATTGA
- the trmD gene encoding tRNA (guanosine(37)-N1)-methyltransferase TrmD, with protein sequence MRIDVVTAFPGMILSAIDASMLKKARERNTVEIIVHDLRDYTHDKHKTVDDSPYGGGAGMVLKPEPVFECVEKLCSERHYDEVILMAADGDTLNQAYANELSLKTNLILICGHYKGVDERIRESLVTKEISIGDYVLTGGEIPALVVIDAVTRLLPGSLGDSESALNDSFQTGLLDSPQYTRPADFRGMKVPDVLLSGDHQEVRKWREEKSVARTARRRPDLIDKNFSNYEKSENEHE encoded by the coding sequence ATGAGGATTGATGTGGTCACGGCGTTTCCCGGGATGATTCTAAGCGCGATTGACGCAAGCATGCTAAAGAAAGCCAGAGAACGAAATACTGTCGAGATCATTGTCCATGATTTGCGCGATTACACGCACGACAAGCATAAAACTGTTGACGATTCGCCTTACGGTGGCGGTGCAGGGATGGTCTTGAAACCGGAACCGGTTTTCGAATGCGTGGAGAAGCTGTGCTCCGAAAGACATTACGACGAAGTGATCCTCATGGCTGCCGACGGAGATACGTTGAATCAGGCATATGCAAATGAGCTCTCGCTGAAGACCAACCTCATTTTGATTTGCGGTCATTACAAGGGAGTTGATGAGCGAATCAGAGAAAGCCTGGTGACGAAGGAGATCTCGATCGGCGACTACGTGTTGACCGGAGGAGAAATACCTGCGCTGGTAGTGATCGATGCGGTGACCAGACTCCTGCCGGGATCACTTGGTGACAGCGAGAGTGCGCTCAACGACTCATTTCAAACGGGGCTCCTCGACTCACCGCAGTACACCCGGCCGGCGGACTTCAGAGGGATGAAGGTACCCGACGTCCTTTTGAGCGGAGATCATCAAGAAGTCAGGAAGTGGCGTGAAGAAAAGAGCGTTGCTCGCACCGCCCGCAGGAGACCGGATCTGATCGATAAGAATTTTTCCAATTACGAGAAATCGGAGAATGAACATGAATAA
- the rplS gene encoding 50S ribosomal protein L19, which translates to MNKISLVEAAHLKTDLPPFRPGDTVNVHFRVVEGDKERIQDFEGIVISRRGAGLKETFTVRKISNGVGVERIFPVHSPRIARIEVLRGGKVRRAKLFYLRELATKAVRQKTT; encoded by the coding sequence ATGAATAAAATATCATTGGTGGAAGCAGCACACCTCAAGACCGACCTTCCCCCTTTCAGACCCGGTGACACGGTCAATGTCCACTTCAGAGTTGTGGAAGGCGACAAGGAGCGTATCCAGGATTTTGAAGGTATTGTAATAAGCAGGCGCGGTGCGGGATTGAAGGAGACTTTTACCGTCAGGAAGATTTCAAACGGCGTCGGCGTCGAAAGAATATTCCCGGTGCATTCACCCCGTATTGCCAGAATAGAAGTTTTGCGCGGCGGGAAAGTGAGGCGTGCAAAACTCTTTTACCTCAGAGAATTGGCTACGAAAGCGGTTCGTCAGAAGACCACCTAA
- the mqnE gene encoding aminofutalosine synthase MqnE has product MFQSTGDFPSDRLRTGNGVSVRQTIDEEMQFLGEMNSFGALQDIFEKVKAGERLSREDGLKLYESPNLLGLGYLANIARERLNGSNTYFVKNYVLNYTNICELDCKFCSFYRKEGQDGAYLMSLNQIFGTIEREKENISEMHIVGGLNNKLPYDYYIEMLRGIKRINQRIHIKAFTAVEIEFFARLYGKSLEEVLSEFKEAGLDAMPGGGAEIFSERVREKMFAEKIGADDWIRVIKVAHRLGIPSNATMLYGHMEKVEERVDHLIRLREVQDETRNFFAFIPLAYHPHVEDSTQWATGVDNLKSIAVSRLMLDNFPHIKAYWISMGPKVAQVSLGFGADDLDGTVRDERVFHMAGASTENALTKKQLIKLIKDAGRIPIERDGLYRTVESFA; this is encoded by the coding sequence ATGTTCCAGTCAACTGGAGATTTCCCGTCTGACCGGCTGAGAACAGGAAACGGAGTGAGCGTCCGGCAGACAATCGATGAAGAGATGCAGTTTCTGGGAGAAATGAATTCCTTCGGCGCGCTACAGGATATATTCGAGAAGGTCAAAGCGGGAGAAAGGCTAAGCCGTGAAGACGGCTTGAAATTATACGAGAGCCCGAACCTTCTTGGACTGGGGTATCTAGCAAATATTGCTCGTGAACGCTTGAACGGCTCGAACACCTACTTCGTGAAGAATTATGTCCTGAACTACACGAATATTTGTGAGCTCGACTGCAAGTTCTGTTCATTCTACCGTAAAGAGGGGCAGGACGGAGCGTATCTCATGAGTCTCAATCAGATTTTCGGGACCATTGAGCGAGAGAAAGAGAACATCTCCGAAATGCATATCGTTGGCGGGCTGAACAACAAGCTGCCTTATGATTACTACATCGAGATGCTCAGGGGAATAAAGCGGATAAATCAACGGATCCACATAAAGGCGTTCACAGCGGTGGAGATCGAGTTCTTTGCGAGACTTTACGGCAAATCATTGGAGGAAGTCCTGTCGGAATTCAAGGAAGCAGGACTTGATGCGATGCCCGGCGGCGGTGCCGAGATATTCAGCGAACGAGTAAGGGAGAAGATGTTCGCGGAAAAGATCGGGGCGGACGACTGGATAAGAGTGATAAAAGTCGCGCACCGACTCGGGATTCCATCTAATGCCACGATGCTCTACGGCCACATGGAGAAAGTTGAAGAAAGGGTAGACCATCTCATCCGGCTTCGTGAAGTACAGGATGAAACGCGTAACTTCTTCGCGTTCATTCCGCTTGCGTATCATCCGCATGTCGAAGACTCAACACAATGGGCAACAGGTGTAGATAATCTGAAGAGCATCGCAGTGAGCAGATTGATGCTCGACAATTTTCCCCACATCAAGGCATATTGGATTTCGATGGGACCGAAGGTGGCGCAGGTCAGTCTCGGATTCGGGGCCGACGATCTTGACGGTACGGTCCGGGACGAAAGAGTCTTCCACATGGCGGGCGCATCGACAGAAAATGCCCTTACCAAGAAACAACTTATCAAGCTTATCAAAGATGCAGGCCGCATCCCGATAGAAAGAGACGGCCTGTACAGAACTGTGGAGAGCTTCGCGTAA